The stretch of DNA ACCCATCGGAAAGGGCAATGGTCAATTGGCGTCGTGTTGGCACCATCGCAGACCatgctggcgctggagaAATCGCTTCTCCCGAGCATGTCACATCGCATGCGCGCACGTTCAGCTCGAGACGCAGTCTCAGAAGGAAACGTTCTAGGTCAGAATCGCAGGAGCCAAGCTCGATGCTGCTCGACTTGAGATACTTCCTTGAGATGGTGGACCAGAAGCATCGCTACGGAGCAAATTTGCAAGTCTACCACGAAGAGTGGCAGCGTCGTACAACAAACGAGAACTTCTTCTACTGGCTGGATCATGGAGAAGGTAAATCACTTGATCTGAAAATGTGTTCCCGCGAAaagttggagaaggagaaaatcCGCTATTTGAGCAAGGAAGAACGAAAGCAATACCTTGTTCGCGTTGATGATTGCGGGCTATTGAGATGGCACAAGAACAATGAACTCATCACTACTTCCTGCGATCAATATCAAGACAGCATGCTCGGGATCGTACTCAAGGGCACAGATGCGCCCGccttcgatgatgaggaggtcaAACGCCAGCTTTCTGCAGATGCGTCGCTGTCCAGTAAGCTTGCGGCAGTGGGCGGAGTATTCAAAGATGCAATTAAGGCTGGTGCAGAGTCCAAGTATGAGGACGATTCAAGCTCATCGGCGTCCAGCTCTGCAAGTGAGACATCCGAAGCGGTCGACAATCCACATGCTCAATTGGAAACACCATGCGATCAAACACGAAAAGAGGGACGACATAAGAGAGGCAAATTTCGTGTCAGTCCAGCGGCAGTTCTGAACCATCTACTCAGAGCCTCTGTCCGACCAGGAACTTGGATCTACGTGGCCGACACTGTAGGTCGCCTCTACGTCGGCATCAAATCCTCAGGTGCCTTTCAGCACGCCAGTTTCCTGAGCGGTGCACGTATTTCAAGTGCAGGCACTATCGGCATCGAAAACGGCAAGCTCACATTTCTATCTCCTTTGTCTGGACATTATAGGCCTACGACACAATCTTTCCGCCGCTTCATCGCCAATTTAAAAGATCAAGGCACCGACACTAGCGATCTCAAGGTCTCAAAAGCGTATAGTGTCCTGCTTGGCAGTAAGTTTGATCTTGGAAACACGTAATATATCAGTCCCATACGCTAACCTTCTCTCCTTCCTTGCAGTGGAGCTATACGGCACGTCAAAGAAAGTCACAAAGCATATCCTACATCCAGACAGAGCCGCAAAGAAGTCTTCGTCTAACGATACTCGACGGAACGAGTTACTGCATCCACTGACTCTCCCGGACCCGAGCAACACGGTCGCCACTGTCGCGGCGGAGGAAGCCTGGCGTAGACATGCTCTAAGCAATGATAAACGAGGCCTTGCAAAACTCATGGACGACCTGAACATTCATCGAGGACGGAGGCGAAGTGAAGCCAGAAGGAAAAGCGAGGCCTCAAGGCTCGATGCAGCGAGGGAGCGATGACCGGAGATTCTCTTTGCGTTGCTGTAATTTAGCGTGGAGTTGGTGGTCTGGGAATCATATGTCTTCTCCTGTCGGGAAAATGGCTGCGTGCGTTATCTTCTGATAAGCTGCATCACTGCCGGGTGAAGATCAGCCGCGAGGCACGGAGTGGCGCTTTGTGTAGAAATGCGCAAGTACGAGAGATATTACATTCTCGACCAAGGCCGAATTGCATAAGTCATAATTCATCAGCTAAGCCATCCGCCCGCAGCTACAAGCTCACTTCCTCGGACCTCCTTTGGCGCCCCTAACGATAAGTTTCTCCCGCATAAGCCGTAGTCCTTCATCCCACTTCTCGTAGCCGTCGATACTCTGCTTGAGGTATTGAGTCATATTATGCTCGTTGTATTGCTCCCCatacaccaccaccaccttggGAGCAACATCAACCGTCAAGCCGAGAGTACCGTCGCCATCGATTTCTTCTACTTTCGCTTCCAGTTCAAACGAGGTACGGACCTTGCTTCGAACCTTTGGCAGCAGGATCTCGGCGTTGATGTCCAGACGCTCGTCACCTACTATGCTCGAGGAGGTTAGAGTCTCAATGGACAGCTGTCGCTCCGATTCTTGAATCTGTAGAGCGATGTCCCAGCCGCTGCTTAGTAGGTCCAGGAGGGTCTTGATCTTTGTCGTGGCTTGTGGAAGGGCTTGTAGACTTGCTCGTAGGAGCTGAAGGAAGAATCGCAGGGTTGTTGTGagtggcttcttcttctgcaagcTGCGATCGGCTATGTAGGTCAGGCTGATAGGCGCATTGGGGGTCCTGCTTTCGGCATCTCCAGAGCCATGATTGAATGCTGCGGggtggaagaagagctcAATGTCGGATTTGTAGGCCATGGTCAACGTTGACGGGTTCGATGATGCGGAAGTTATGGACCAGCGGTGTGTTGTTTCCAGGTTGCGGACAGAGGCTGCAATATGTCAGTTGGGCTTTGAGCCAGCGACGATGAATATGCTTACCTTTCAGAGCAGAAATCTCGTCAACGGAAACGCCTCTACACGCCTCACGAACTCGATTCGCTTCTTGGATAGCCGCTGTGAACTCGACTTTGCTCTCCCGAAGATGGTCGATCGCGCTGTCCTGTTCTTCCACCTGCTTGCGCAGGTCTTCGATACGCCGCCGCTTCTCGCTCAAGTCAAGGTTGACGACTGTCAACGAGTCGCGCGCTTCTTTGAGAGATTCCTTGTCCTCTTCGGGGATGGCGTTGGCTGTCCTTTGAAGTTGCTCAGCTTCTAGTTCCAATGTGTCGTGCTTCGTCAACAGCGGAAATAAGACTTGTTCGAGCACTTTTTCGGAGCTccctaggatatcgtcgtcaCGAATAAGTCCGTCGCCGATCTTTGACAAGCCGCCCACGAGTTCGTCCAGAAGTTGGCTGCGCCAAGAATACCACATCTCTTTGCTTCTCAAACGTGCGAAGGTCTTCATGTCGCGCATCTGCGCATCCAACACCAGCTTCCTCTCGGCCGTAGCATTGGCATAAGCTCGTATCAACGGTGGCTGATCCTGCAGTGTTTGTTCCTCAAGCTCAGCGATGATCTGCTTGCCCTCCTTTGTAAAGCGTTTGAGCTCGTGGCATGCGTGCTGATACATCTCGAGCTCGGGAATGGTGcaggcagcagcgacgacgcCATCCTCGAGACCGACTGTGTCGCTTTCACTCTCAATTAGGCTCTTGGTCTTCGAGGGAGGTGCAACAGTCAGTCTTCGCTTGGTAGTCGTCAAGTCCATGAATCGTATTCCTGCCTTGGTCAAAAAGTCCTGTAGGCCAAtttgttcttgttcttgcccgTTGGCTTGTATACGCTCCAGATCGGCGTGCAAGTGCCGTACCGGAGACGGCAGTATTGTTACATGCCCCTTTGGCGTCGGTCTGCCACGGGGAGTGTTAGGCTTCACAGGTGACAATTGTGCCCCAGGTGTCTTTCTCGGCGTGGTGTGCTTTAAAGTCTCCTTTCTCGGCGTTGTCATGAGCTTCAGCGTATCGTGAAGACTGCGAGTATCGTCTTGCGACGCACTCTGCTTCTCCGGCGTGATTGCTGTCAATTTTGATGGTGAGTGCTTTCGAGCCGTGGGAGATGGTGCTGTCCGTTGTGAGGCCCCATTGATCTCCCGCTGCCCGCTGCCTCCAATATTGCGACTCTGTCGTCGTGAAGGACTCATTGTTGGAGTAAGCGCGGGAGATGCATGCTTGCTTGCGGATGGCAACTCTGGATACGAAACTTCATCCTGCATTGACGAGCTGATGGCCGGTCCATTTGGTTCCATCGCGGGCTCAGGTTGCGATGCATTGGTCTTGGGATGTGAAGGCGACTGAGACAATCTCATCGGAGAAAGTGCCTTTCGAGGGGGCGTGGGTGCGACCGTTGACTTCGCCGACTCCAGCAGAGGCGCCAAAAGCTGTTTTGTGCCCACGTTCGGCGAATGTTTGGAACGCTCATGGTTTTCTGGCGTAGTGCTCCTAGATTTCGAAGCTGGCGATTTGGCAAGCTGTGGCGTGCCCGACCGGGAGCCGTGCCTCGATGTAGGCCTCGAATGGTCTCTGATGCCACCGATCACAGTGGTCAACTCCATAGATAGCTCTTCGTCCCGAGCGAAGCTTTGATCGTCGACATCATTGTGCGCAGACTTAATTCCACCCACAGCACGAGTGATGTCCATGGTGGCTTCCGACGCGTCAGAAACCATCCCAGACGACCGCCTTGATCGCAGACTCCGCCGACGGTCTGGCATCGCAGTGCTCTGAATTCCGCCCACTGCCATGGTCAAGTCCATAGTCTCATCGTCGACAACCGTTCTCGCAGCAGACGACCGTCTTCGCTTCGCTGCTGCGGGGGCAATAATTGCTCCAGGTGAGCCATTCTCGCTGGTGGATCGTCTACGCTTCTGGCCTGTGATACGCCCGACAGCTTGGGTGAGGTCCATCATGCCATCGTTCTCGCTTCGAGGTGAGCTCTGCGGTTCAGCAGTCCGCGGTACTTTCATAATGCCGCCTACGGCACTGGTCACGTCCATGCTCATGTCTTGCGTTCCATCGTCATCTGCAGCATTCTGTCGTGCAGCCACAACTGCCTCAAAGACTGGCGAGAATGGATTCACATTTTCCTGGTCCATGGTGGCGGATCCGATTCTCTCCAAAGCATTCTGCGCTGCCCACGGTTGCATTGCGTTCGTAATCTCATCCTCTGCTACTTCCATGGACATGTCTCCGAATTCATCGTACTCGATACCACGAGTGCCGGCAGTTTGTGCCGCCGCTCGTAGAGAAGCCTCCAGGCGTTCGCTGGAAGTAGTGCTGTTATCGCTCTCCGCTGTAGACTGTACTGTTGCATCGTCCACATCCAGGCTCATTGCAGTgccctcatcgtcatccgaCTGCTCCTCGTTGCCAAGTTCGCTTCCAGAATCTTCGCTGCCGCTCATACCGCTCGAGTAGATGTCTTCAGGATTGTTGAAATTCATTGGTGGAATACCTGAGCTTCGTCTGGATTTCCTTGAATCCGCTTCGTCCTCCGCGTCCAGTAGTTGCcggtcttcctcgtcctggGCTGCATCTCCCGAGCTGAACTGCGAAGCGCGTCGCGTGCTACCATCCGAGTCTGTGGAGGTCGTGTGCTCGTGGTGATCCATCACAATGTCCCAGGTATGCAATGTGGCCTCCGGCGCAAAAGAGACGCGCCTGTTGGCCATGGATTTGCGACGCGCCGCTCGCGCTGACTCTTCATCTTTCGAAAGTATGCTCTTCGTTGCTGGCACAAATGCCGATTTCCTGCGATCCTTTGCGCTGAGTTTCGGCGACTCTGCTTCATCCAACGCGCCTGGCCCAATGCTCTTGCTTCGTCCTTTTCTGCTGGCTTTCTTGGGTGATGATGAGGCGGTTTTGAGGCGCTGCAGAGGGTCGCTGCTGGTCGCCGGTGCGACATTCTCCTTGTCGTCCATTTTTATGGTGGTGATGCTGCATGCGCGCCCGCGCCGAGGTGCTGTGCGTTAGAAAAGTGCTGGTCTGAAGTGTAGAGCCTCTCGTTGCTGGCGCTGCTCTGTTTACACAACAACACGCTAAAGTTACTCGGCACGGCTCATCCCGCCAATCATGTAAGCGCCAAGATTTTGTCTGCACACTCTCCAAATCTCGAGCTTCGGAGGTTGTTTCGAACGCCAACGACATTCTCTGCCACCCTTTCACTAACCCACCAGCAACACAGCAAGAAAAATGGCAGACCGTGGTGGAGCAGCTCCTGGTGGCGCCCGTGGCGGCTTCGGCTCGCGCGGCGATCGTGGTGGTGACCGCGGTGGACGTGGCCGTGGCCGTGGCAGAGGTCGTCGCGGCGGCGCAAAGAGCGACGAGAAGGAATGGCAGCCAGTCACCAAGCTCGGCCGTCTCGTAAAGGCCGGCAAGATCAAGAGCATGGAGGAGATCTACCTGCACTCTCTCCCAATCAAGGAGTACCAgatcgtcgacttcttcttgccaaagcTCAAGGACGAGGTCATGAAGGTCAGACTTGGCGCATACACATGATATGGGGAGCAAAAATGGCTGATACATTGTCTACAGATCAAGCCAGTCCAGAAGCAGACCCGTGCTGGTCAGCGTACCCGTTTCAAGGCCATCGTCGTGATCGGAGACAGCGAGGGCCACATCGGTCTTGGCATCAAGACCTCCAAGGAAGTCGCTACTGCCATCCGtgctgccatcatcatcgcaaaGCTCTCGGTCGTGCCAATCCGCCGTGGTTACTGGGGAACCAACCTCGGTGAGCCTCACTCCATCCCAGTGAAGGAGTCTGGCAAGTGCGGTTCCGTCACCGTTCGTGTAAGTTTCGGCGTAACAAATCCTCTTCTTGACAGTTCAGCAACTAACAATTTCCAGCTCATCCCAGCTCCTCGCGGTACTGGCTTGGTCGCTTCTCCAGCTGTCAAGCGTCTGTTGCAATTGGCAGGTGTCAACGACATCTACACTGCCTCTTCCGGATCCACCAAGACCCTCGAGAACACCCTCAAGGCCACTTTCGTTGCCATCACCAACACCTACGGCTTCCTCACTCCTAACCTCTGGAAGGAGACCAAGCTCACCCGCTCACCTCTCGAGGAGTACTCCGACGTGCTCCGTGATGGCAAGCGCTACTAGATGGATTCCGAAGTTGCTCTACTGAGGCTGAAAAGGAGCCCACGTTACGAAGGATACGTACAGCAAAATAGACGCGTGACCGGATTCGGTTCTGAATTAGGCGATCGCTGAGCTTCATCCGCCACTGGCAGAGATGGTGGGCCCAATGTAGTTCAACTTGAGCCAAGAACGAATCTCATGTGTCATACACTTTGCCTCAAAATCACATTCTCTCACAGTAATGTTTTGCTTAGTGACGACTAGGGCAATAGATTTCGTCAGAGTTGACAACCACTCATAGTAATGCTTTACTTACTGACACCTCGTATAGATGTAAATCGAAAGAGGATGAAGGACACGCGTCACTCGGAAATTCCGTACCGATTTCGAGAGTCTACAAGCCTCCCTTGCCAGACCATTGGATATCATCCAACAGCGGCTCTGCTGCCTGCTTGAATTACGATGTCAACTTCGTGCGCGGTATTTGAAGGCAATCCAGGCCACTTGCGTTGATGGCTGAGTAATGGAAGTATCAGACTCGATCTGGCCCCGGTCAACGCTCAAGCGCGAAAAGCAGACAACCCCCTAAGGTATTCTGACGCACAGTCAGACCTCATACTCGATCCTGCTTCCCAGCACGTAGTGATACTCAAGTTTCCAAGACCGCCTGCTGACTTGGTGAGACAATCACAAACCTGAGTCCACGGGAGGGAGTCTAACAAGAATGGGAAAGATCTTAACAATCACCAGGATAGTAATCATCCACGAGGATTATGGGCGAATGCGAGTCATCCTCTTGGCCTGGCTccgagacgaggaagacaggCAATAGCCTTTAGCTCGCGCGCGAAATCTTGAGGATTTGCCCTAAATGTCCAACCTATATCGCAAATTGACTCTCGCACGAAACGTATTGACTCACGACATGATCAGTAAACTTGGACTTTTAAGCAATCCTTTCCGGTGGAGAACTGGTGGAGTACTGGCGAATTCATATCCGATGCGGTGCATTGCCCACATTGCCGTGCTGCGGCTCCGCAACCGTTTCAGGAGGTGTTCTACATTCGAGAAGGTGTATGATCGATGGGTGATTGATTCAGCATACCAGTTCCAGCTCGGTGCCGACATATGCCACAGCATACAGTCATCTACCTCGGCGGCATGTAATCCGTGAAGAGTTTATGCATGATCTTTCTCGCACGGTAGGACAAGCCAAATGGTGCGCAGTCGAACGAACCGGCCTGGAGACGGTGGCATGGAGGGTAGCGGTCGATCTGGTGTGATGTCGCCCCGGTAGTCAAGATCACTGCAACAGTGTGAATGATCGAATCTTCCGAGATTGTCACGTCACCCCAGGCACAAGTCGAGGCATGAGGAGCGTGGTCAACCACTAACAGAATAATCGCTTTCTGGGCAATTCGTCAGCCAATTCCGATTCACGAAACTTCCCGTCGTCTGCAGATGCTCGGAACGTGAGTCATGAGCAATGAAGAGCCTCAAAGTGCTCGAATATGGTAGACCTTGTTGCAGACAAATTCAGAGTGAGGTTTGAGGCTGTAAGTTTCGTAGGTCAAGAGGTCTTGCGGCAAATAGCGAATCACGATAGAGTGAAGCCGCATGCCACGACCTCTGGACAGCCAGATCTACTGCTCGACAGGGAATGAGGGTGTGCAACGACGAGCACGCACATCCCCACGGTGGTAGAATAACGACATCACACGCCTTGCATCACTCTCGCGATCGAGTACGAAATGTTGTCCAAGAGCCAAACTGCCGACACTTGCTAGGAATCGTCGTTTACGGCCGTGACTTGAGGCGAGCAATCGCCGTGCCCTCAGGGTCAAGATTGGACTTTCCACGATATGAGTGGCCACGAAGCAACGGCGTTTCTGTGGTATGTGCACCGTGGCGTTTGCAAGACTGTGATGAGCGGAGCGGGTGACAACGATGTTGTCGTCGGTTGGGCAGGCAGACATGGAGATCTGAGCATCCGAAGAGCCGTTGCCATTACAGGTATGGCCCAGACCTGGTGAGACTTAGCTTGGTGCGGAGGATACGACTTAAGTGTGATTACTGTGCAATGGAGCACTAAATAGCCGGTATTGGTCAGGGCAAGGATCGTGCAAATCATTCATCACGAATTGCCTTCAATGAAATGGCCGGGATCAGGTCAGCAGGGGAATTGGGGCAGGCGGTCGAccaccgctgccgctgcaaaCACGCCTGCTCTGCGGCGCAGCTTGTCCGTGTGGGACTTGTGGTTGGAACTTTGTCTTCTTGGCACATGTCCACGCAGCGACATCAGAACCGTGCAGCTCATCACGCACAGCGAACGAGGGCTCACTGCCGGACAGCCATATCACTGCTGCAGGCCTGCAAGCAATTTGGCGGAATGCTCTGGAGCCGACGACAGGCTctccagcgacagcgacacgCAATTGTCTCGAAGCATCGTAGCAGCTCGTCGCAcctgctgctactgctggCTGCACGATGCGAGCTGCCGCGAGCTTAACCGCACAGCTGACACAGCGGCGTCTTAGTGATCTGCTAAGCGTCGATGACAAAGATGGTCCTGACGTCTACCACGGCGCGGTAGGTATTCTTGTGCACGCCCGTGCATGCTCGACTCCGGCAACGAAGTGCACCTCGCGCGCGCAGCAGTCCGACTGGCGGAGCATGCCTTCAGCGCTCCTCGTGGTTCCTGCGTCGTGTCCTCAGCAGTGGTCTGTCTGCTGAGGCCATCTCGTCCAGAGCCGCGCGCGGCGAGTGACTTTGGGAACAACAGCAGGTGTGCCAGGATTGTACGACGTGCACGGCCGCCACGCCATGCGCTTTGGGACCTGCCCTTCATTGCCTAGATCAGCACTCGCGAGTCTCCCGTAGCGCTGCCGATCGCGACATGTCTGCGTCTGCCCTCGCGCACGCCCGCGCCGCTGGGTGCGCTGCTGAGATCCCGTCGTGCATGGACGAGATGACTAACCAGCGGCCAACCGAGCGAGCGTGCTGCTCAGGTTGCCTGACCTCACTTCCCGTGCAGTGACTGCAAGGTCAATCTCTGCCCCTCTGACATGTCCTTCGTCCTTGCACGCGCGCCTGCTCGCCCCAGTGAAACGCGGCATTCCATCATGAGCAGCCTCTGTCGGACGAATAGGTGAGGTCAGCGTGGACCATTGACACAACCACCTTTCCGGACTGGGTAAATCCGCCGCACGGCATATGTTTTGGACACTGGCACCGGCACATGTGTCGACTTGACCGTGTGGAGAATTACAGTCGAGGGCGTGGGCCTGCGTTGTGCTCGTCGACAACAACTACAACTTCTAATCATCGGGCTGGCATATATCTGCAGTAACGAACCGAAAACCCGATGCCGCTGCTGGTCAGCACCAGATCACACCCCGACAAGCAAAGAAATGAACCAAGAGAAACCAAGTCTGCCACAACGAGCGAGCACCAGGCCCTAATGCCAATGCCTCGACCAGACGCCCACATGTCCCCATCTCCGCAGCCATCCGCACACGACGCCTCGCCCTCACCAGCGCATGCCTTTGCATCGGAGAGCCAATACTCGCCATCATTGAGTGCCTGGGTCGGAGAATCACGCTCAAATCATGCAGGGGTCTCAAATAGCTTGTCAATGCTGACGGAGGTTTACCCTGCTCCAAGGGCGGCCCTGGCCTCCGTACACGCATCTCGTTCGGACCAGCGCCACACTCCTGCTGCATGTGGCGAACGTCACGATCCGCTGCGGCCAGCAGTTACTTCACCTCGCAAGTCCCTACCTGGGCCTTGGCGAAGCTTGCACTTCGATGATCATCGCATCAGCACGAGCCAAACTACTGTCGATGCCCCACTGTCACTTAACATCCCTCCCCAGGTCAGAGGTATGTAAAGGCGACTCTCAGCCCCATTTCGGCCTTTTCGCTGTTCGATGTTACTGCTCCCAATCACCTGTGTTAACCATGGTGGAGTAATGACAGATCTGCCGAAGCTTGCTACAGGCACGACCTCGTCCAGCCAAACTCACAGCTATGCCACTTCAGAAGCGTCGACCCTCCTACCGTCGATTGCACTGCTCAACGAACATGCTGGGTCTCGATACAACGATCCGAACAATGCCGAGTCGTTGTCGACACAGCATTCCCTACCATGCCACTGCGCGACGTTGAGGCCGCTGCTCCGTGAATTCGTCGATGCTTTACTCGAACTCGACGAGAGTGTCCAAAGTCTGTCCAGGAGTCCATCGCGTCCCGTATGTATTGGCATAGGCTCGATTGACCCCTTCTGTGCTGATATGGAAGGCAGCGTCCGAATAACATCGATAGCCACCCAGTCCAAAGTGTACACTGGATGCTAGAACGCTTGCGACAAACGAAGCATCACATCGATGGCGTGGCTCGCGATATCAATGCAGTTGGCGCTGGTCGTGCAGCACAGCCGACTCAAGTCGACTCTACGCCTAATGCATCGAAACGATCCGCTGCTCCATGGGATTGGGACGAGACAGCACAAAAACGCCCAAGGTCAGGTGCGTCCGAGTCAATACATCAGTCCTATCGCGCTCCGGCCTACGATCGTCCTAGGTCCATAGAGGATGCACGCAAAGATCTGTCAGGCTACTCACCAGCACGTGCAGACTCGATTCCTGGTTCTGCTCACCCAGGAACCGCATCGCCAACCTTTGCTCAACGCGCGGCTCGGGCACTCCCTTCGCCGTCCTCCATAACGTACTCAAACTGCTCCGCACCATCCCTTCCAACTCTGGCAGCGCAATCGATTGCATCTCCGGCGACATCGTATTTACCAGCTTCATCATTGCATACTGCACCTGCCCATCCGGCGACATCAGCTCATATTGCAGAACTACAACACCAGGTGACCCTCAAATCTCTGGCACTACAAACGCTCCAATCTGAGTACGCATCGCTCTTGCAGAAGCTCCAGCGGGAGAAAGTCAGGAGCCAAGCAATTGAGAAGAAGACAAGCGTTGCTGATCAAGAAGTGAATGAACTCACTAGCAAGAATGAGGACTTGACTGAGCAGGTCAAGCTTCTGACATCTCAACTGGAACACAGtgagaggaagagagatACGGAGCGATCAGAGGCTGAGCGGGAGAAGAACCAATGGGGCCGCATGTTGGAGATGTCTGGTCGGCTACAGGCGAAGGCTGATGCTGAGAAACAACGGCTGCTAGCAGAAAAGGAGACCCTGCTGCAGCATGTATCGCGGCTGCGGCAGTCGCCAAAGGAGCAGGAAATGCAAGAAGAGCGTTTGGTGGCATCAGCCGAAGATGATCAGAGTCGAACGTTCATTGCACCTCGAGCGCAGACGCACGCGCAGGACAGAAGTGACGATCTGGACGAGCTCAGACGAACGGTAGCTGCCCAGGCTCGACGGATCGACCTCTTCAAGACCGCGCTTCAACAAATAAGAACACAGAGtgccgagctcgaagaaAGGGCGCAGACCATTCGGCAGCGCAGTAGCGAGCTGCAAAGCATATCGGACCGCGCATTGAATGCGGACAACACAGTAGCAATGGGG from Cercospora beticola chromosome 1, complete sequence encodes:
- a CDS encoding uncharacterized protein (BUSCO:EOG092640PR); translation: MDDKENVAPATSSDPLQRLKTASSSPKKASRKGRSKSIGPGALDEAESPKLSAKDRRKSAFVPATKSILSKDEESARAARRKSMANRRVSFAPEATLHTWDIVMDHHEHTTSTDSDGSTRRASQFSSGDAAQDEEDRQLLDAEDEADSRKSRRSSGIPPMNFNNPEDIYSSGMSGSEDSGSELGNEEQSDDDEGTAMSLDVDDATVQSTAESDNSTTSSERLEASLRAAAQTAGTRGIEYDEFGDMSMEVAEDEITNAMQPWAAQNALERIGSATMDQENVNPFSPVFEAVVAARQNAADDDGTQDMSMDVTSAVGGIMKVPRTAEPQSSPRSENDGMMDLTQAVGRITGQKRRRSTSENGSPGAIIAPAAAKRRRSSAARTVVDDETMDLTMAVGGIQSTAMPDRRRSLRSRRSSGMVSDASEATMDITRAVGGIKSAHNDVDDQSFARDEELSMELTTVIGGIRDHSRPTSRHGSRSGTPQLAKSPASKSRSTTPENHERSKHSPNVGTKQLLAPLLESAKSTVAPTPPRKALSPMRLSQSPSHPKTNASQPEPAMEPNGPAISSSMQDEVSYPELPSASKHASPALTPTMSPSRRQSRNIGGSGQREINGASQRTAPSPTARKHSPSKLTAITPEKQSASQDDTRSLHDTLKLMTTPRKETLKHTTPRKTPGAQLSPVKPNTPRGRPTPKGHVTILPSPVRHLHADLERIQANGQEQEQIGLQDFLTKAGIRFMDLTTTKRRLTVAPPSKTKSLIESESDTVGLEDGVVAAACTIPELEMYQHACHELKRFTKEGKQIIAELEEQTLQDQPPLIRAYANATAERKLVLDAQMRDMKTFARLRSKEMWYSWRSQLLDELVGGLSKIGDGLIRDDDILGSSEKVLEQVLFPLLTKHDTLELEAEQLQRTANAIPEEDKESLKEARDSLTVVNLDLSEKRRRIEDLRKQVEEQDSAIDHLRESKVEFTAAIQEANRVREACRGVSVDEISALKASVRNLETTHRWSITSASSNPSTLTMAYKSDIELFFHPAAFNHGSGDAESRTPNAPISLTYIADRSLQKKKPLTTTLRFFLQLLRASLQALPQATTKIKTLLDLLSSGWDIALQIQESERQLSIETLTSSSIVGDERLDINAEILLPKVRSKVRTSFELEAKVEEIDGDGTLGLTVDVAPKVVVVYGEQYNEHNMTQYLKQSIDGYEKWDEGLRLMREKLIVRGAKGGPRK
- the RPS21_1 gene encoding 40S ribosomal protein S21 (BUSCO:EOG09264903), whose protein sequence is MADRGGAAPGGARGGFGSRGDRGGDRGGRGRGRGRGRRGGAKSDEKEWQPVTKLGRLVKAGKIKSMEEIYLHSLPIKEYQIVDFFLPKLKDEVMKIKPVQKQTRAGQRTRFKAIVVIGDSEGHIGLGIKTSKEVATAIRAAIIIAKLSVVPIRRGYWGTNLGEPHSIPVKESGKCGSVTVRLIPAPRGTGLVASPAVKRLLQLAGVNDIYTASSGSTKTLENTLKATFVAITNTYGFLTPNLWKETKLTRSPLEEYSDVLRDGKRY